The following proteins are co-located in the Pseudomonas sp. ATCC 13867 genome:
- the tmk gene encoding dTMP kinase — MTGLFITLEGPEGAGKSTNREYLAERLRERGIEVQLTREPGGTPLAERIRELLLAPSDEKMAVDTELLLVFAARAQHIAEVIRPALARGAVVLCDRFTDATYAYQGGGRGLPVERIAQLELFVQGDLRPDLTLVFDLPVEVGLSRAAARGRLDRFEQEGRAFFEAVRNTYLERARSEPARYHIVDAAQPLAEVQRDLDGLLPTLLERLHG, encoded by the coding sequence GTGACCGGCCTGTTCATCACCCTGGAAGGCCCCGAAGGTGCGGGCAAGAGCACCAACCGCGAGTACCTGGCCGAACGCCTGCGCGAGCGCGGCATCGAAGTCCAGCTGACCCGCGAGCCCGGCGGTACTCCGCTGGCCGAACGCATCCGTGAGCTGCTGCTGGCCCCCAGCGATGAAAAGATGGCGGTGGACACCGAGCTGCTGCTGGTCTTCGCCGCCCGCGCCCAGCACATCGCCGAAGTGATTCGTCCGGCCCTGGCGCGCGGTGCGGTGGTGCTGTGCGACCGCTTCACCGATGCCACCTACGCCTACCAGGGTGGCGGGCGCGGTCTGCCGGTGGAGCGCATCGCGCAGCTGGAACTCTTCGTCCAGGGCGATCTGCGCCCGGACCTGACCCTGGTCTTCGATCTGCCGGTGGAAGTCGGCCTGTCCCGCGCCGCGGCCCGTGGTCGGCTGGACCGCTTCGAGCAGGAAGGCCGCGCCTTCTTCGAAGCGGTGCGCAATACCTACCTGGAGCGCGCCCGCTCCGAGCCGGCGCGCTATCACATTGTCGATGCCGCGCAGCCGCTGGCCGAGGTGCAGCGCGATCTGGACGGCCTGCTGCCGACCCTGCTGGAGCGCCTGCATGGCTGA
- the mltG gene encoding endolytic transglycosylase MltG codes for MRKLLVLLEGGLLLAGLVLGLAAWEQHRALQQPLQLTEERLLDAPTGATPGGLLARLQDEDVLHGAFWLRLYWRFNLAGEALHSGEYRLKPGMTAAELLDSWRDGDVVQYGLTLVEGWTFRQVRELLARQPKLGQTLVGLSDSEVMARLGKPGVFPEGRFFPDTYRFVRGSKDVDLLKQAYQRMDNILAEEWDKREPDLPYKDSYQALIMASLVEKETGVPQERGQIAGVFVRRLQKNMLLQTDPTVIYGMGSRYSGRITRTDLREATPYNTYVIAGLPPTPIALPGREAIHAALNPVPGQSLYFVARGDGSHAFSDNLDDHNRAVQAFQLKRRADYRSSPAPIPLPAPVSAPNAPAGDVPAAQ; via the coding sequence ATGCGCAAATTGCTGGTGCTGCTGGAAGGCGGCCTGCTGCTGGCCGGGCTCGTGCTGGGCCTGGCGGCCTGGGAGCAGCATCGCGCGCTGCAACAGCCGCTCCAGCTCACCGAGGAACGACTGCTCGATGCGCCGACCGGGGCAACACCCGGCGGGCTGCTGGCCCGGCTGCAAGATGAGGACGTGCTGCACGGTGCGTTCTGGCTGCGCCTGTACTGGCGCTTCAACCTGGCCGGCGAAGCGCTGCACAGCGGTGAATATCGCCTCAAGCCTGGCATGACTGCCGCTGAGCTGCTCGATTCGTGGCGCGATGGCGACGTGGTGCAGTACGGCCTGACCCTGGTCGAGGGCTGGACCTTCCGCCAGGTGCGCGAGCTGCTCGCCCGTCAGCCCAAGCTCGGCCAGACCCTGGTCGGCCTGAGCGATTCCGAAGTGATGGCCAGGCTGGGCAAGCCCGGCGTGTTCCCCGAGGGACGCTTCTTCCCGGATACCTATCGCTTCGTCCGTGGCAGCAAGGATGTCGACCTGCTGAAGCAGGCCTACCAGCGCATGGACAATATCCTCGCCGAGGAATGGGACAAGCGTGAACCGGACCTGCCGTACAAGGACTCCTATCAGGCGCTGATCATGGCCTCGCTGGTGGAGAAGGAAACCGGTGTGCCGCAGGAGCGTGGGCAGATCGCCGGCGTCTTTGTGCGCCGCCTGCAGAAGAACATGCTGCTGCAGACCGACCCGACCGTCATCTACGGCATGGGCAGTCGCTACAGTGGCAGGATCACCCGTACCGATCTGCGCGAGGCGACCCCCTACAACACCTATGTGATCGCCGGCCTGCCGCCGACGCCCATCGCCCTGCCGGGGCGCGAGGCCATCCACGCGGCGCTCAACCCGGTGCCCGGACAGAGCCTGTATTTCGTTGCGCGGGGCGATGGCAGCCATGCCTTCTCCGACAACCTCGACGATCACAACAGGGCGGTTCAGGCGTTCCAGCTCAAGCGCCGCGCCGACTACCGTTCCAGTCCGGCGCCCATTCCGCTGCCGGCGCCGGTGTCCGCGCCGAACGCGCCCGCCGGTGACGTCCCGGCGGCGCAGTAG
- a CDS encoding PilZ domain-containing protein: protein MSLPPNLGPRNGILSLTIKDKSVLYAAYMPFIRNGGLFIPTNKTYKLGDEVFMLLNLMDEPEKIPVAGKVVWITPRGAQGNRAAGIGVQFNDGDNSARNKIETYLAGALKSDRPTHTM from the coding sequence ATGAGCTTGCCACCGAATCTGGGTCCGCGTAACGGAATCCTGTCCCTGACCATCAAGGACAAGTCCGTGCTGTATGCCGCCTACATGCCGTTCATCCGCAACGGCGGGCTGTTCATTCCGACCAACAAGACCTACAAGCTGGGCGATGAAGTCTTCATGCTGCTCAACCTGATGGATGAGCCGGAGAAGATCCCGGTCGCCGGCAAGGTGGTCTGGATCACCCCCAGGGGGGCGCAGGGCAACCGGGCGGCGGGTATCGGCGTGCAGTTCAACGATGGCGACAACTCCGCGCGCAACAAGATCGAGACTTACCTGGCCGGCGCGCTGAAATCGGACCGTCCGACCCATACCATGTAG
- a CDS encoding DNA polymerase III subunit delta': MADIYPWQQGLWQQLSGRPRHAHAYLLHGPAGIGKRVLAENLVHFLLCQKPMGGNACGQCKACQLLAAGTHPDYFLLEPEEPEKPIRVDQVRELVDFVVQTAQLGGRKVLLLEPAEAMNLNAANALLKSLEEPSGDTVLLLISHQPSRLLPTIKSRCVQQACPQPSREQSRAWLAGALPDESAEGLDELLVLAGGSPLTALRLHGQGVREQRALVVEGVKKLLKQQIAPSQLADSWNALPLPLLFDWFCDWTLLTLRYQLARDEAGLGLTDMRKVVQYLAEKSAQRKVLAIQDWLLVQRQKVLNKANLNRALLLEALLVQWASLPGPG, encoded by the coding sequence ATGGCTGATATCTATCCCTGGCAACAGGGCCTCTGGCAGCAACTGAGTGGTCGCCCGCGGCATGCCCACGCCTACCTGCTGCACGGCCCGGCGGGTATCGGCAAGCGCGTGCTGGCGGAAAATCTGGTGCACTTCCTGCTCTGTCAGAAGCCGATGGGCGGCAACGCCTGTGGCCAATGCAAAGCCTGCCAGTTGCTGGCCGCCGGTACCCACCCGGATTACTTCCTGCTGGAGCCGGAAGAGCCGGAGAAACCCATTCGCGTCGACCAGGTGCGCGAGCTGGTGGACTTCGTGGTGCAGACCGCCCAGTTGGGCGGGCGCAAGGTACTGCTGCTGGAGCCCGCCGAGGCGATGAACCTGAACGCCGCCAACGCGCTGCTGAAAAGCCTGGAAGAACCCTCCGGTGATACGGTGCTGCTGCTGATCAGTCACCAGCCCAGCCGCCTGCTGCCGACCATCAAGAGCCGCTGCGTGCAGCAGGCCTGCCCGCAACCGAGCAGGGAGCAGAGCCGCGCCTGGCTGGCCGGCGCCCTGCCGGACGAGTCGGCGGAAGGATTGGACGAGTTGCTGGTGCTGGCCGGCGGGTCGCCGCTCACCGCACTGCGCCTGCACGGGCAGGGCGTGCGCGAGCAGCGCGCGCTGGTGGTGGAGGGAGTGAAGAAGCTGCTCAAGCAGCAGATCGCCCCCAGCCAGTTGGCGGACAGTTGGAATGCGCTGCCCTTGCCGCTGCTGTTCGACTGGTTCTGCGACTGGACCTTGCTGACCCTGCGCTACCAGTTGGCGCGCGACGAAGCCGGCCTCGGCCTGACCGATATGCGCAAGGTGGTGCAGTACCTCGCCGAGAAGTCGGCACAGCGCAAGGTGCTGGCAATCCAGGACTGGTTGCTGGTGCAGCGGCAGAAAGTCCTGAATAAAGCCAATCTCAATCGTGCCTTGCTTCTCGAAGCCTTGCTCGTACAGTGGGCAAGTCTGCCCGGGCCGGGCTAG
- the pabC gene encoding aminodeoxychorismate lyase, which produces MLSWVDGRSAEALSVRDRGLAYGDGLFETISVSAGRPRLLARHMARLEEGVERLSLPVSLDRVENELLRFCTALGDGVAKLMLTRGEGARGYAPQVDAQVRRLLLGSPAPAYPARHREEGVQLFPCVTRLAEQPLLAGLKHLNRLEQVLARAEWNDPAFAEGLMRDVSGRIIEGVFSNLFLVRDGQLITADLCRCGVAGVMRAEVIERAGDLGLPVIVRDIDFAELARADEVFLCNSLYGIWPVRGMDGHAWPVGSLTRKLQGQLRELLDS; this is translated from the coding sequence ATGCTGAGCTGGGTCGACGGCCGCAGCGCGGAGGCCCTGTCCGTGAGGGATCGCGGACTGGCCTACGGCGACGGCCTGTTCGAAACAATTAGCGTGTCGGCGGGCCGTCCGCGCCTGCTGGCCCGCCACATGGCCCGGCTGGAGGAGGGCGTAGAGCGCCTATCCCTGCCGGTTTCGCTGGATCGGGTGGAAAACGAACTGCTGCGCTTCTGCACGGCGCTGGGCGATGGTGTCGCCAAGCTGATGCTGACCCGCGGCGAAGGCGCGCGCGGCTATGCGCCGCAAGTGGATGCCCAGGTGCGCCGCCTGCTGCTCGGTTCGCCGGCGCCGGCTTATCCGGCCAGACACCGGGAGGAGGGCGTGCAGCTCTTTCCCTGTGTTACCCGCCTGGCCGAGCAGCCGCTGCTGGCCGGTCTCAAGCACCTCAATCGCCTGGAGCAGGTACTGGCCCGGGCGGAGTGGAATGATCCGGCATTTGCCGAAGGCCTGATGCGCGATGTGTCCGGGCGGATCATCGAAGGTGTGTTCAGCAACCTGTTCCTGGTTCGCGACGGTCAACTGATCACCGCCGACCTCTGCCGTTGCGGCGTTGCCGGCGTGATGCGGGCCGAAGTGATCGAGCGCGCCGGCGACCTTGGACTACCGGTCATCGTGCGGGACATCGACTTCGCCGAACTGGCGCGGGCCGACGAGGTCTTTCTCTGCAACAGCCTCTACGGCATCTGGCCGGTACGTGGCATGGACGGTCATGCTTGGCCGGTCGGGTCGCTGACCCGTAAACTGCAAGGCCAACTTCGCGAACTTCTGGATTCCTGA